In Mycolicibacterium gadium, the genomic window TCCCCGGCCGACACCCCGGTGACCTCGACGGCCAGTCGCGCGTTGGCCCGTCCCATCCACAGCAGCAGCAGCCCGACAACCGCCCCGCTCACACCAGAAAAGCCGTGGTGATCGGCGTGATGGTTGACCGGAAGTGATTCTGGACTGGTCATCCCACGAGCTTGCAGGTTCAAGTCGGCTTGAAGTCAAATGAGAAGCGATGGACCTCGTACCGATCGGTGAGGCGGCGGCCCGGCTGGGGCTGTCGACGTCCGCTCTGCGCTACTACGACGAGCGCGGGCTCGCGTGTCCTGCGCACCGACGGGCCGGCAAGCGGATGTACGGGCCCGACGACCTCCGCCGTCTGGCGTTCATAAAAATCTTCCAGGAGCTCGGAGTCTCGCTCGATACCGCGGCTGCTGTGCTCGATGCGCCCGGGCCGCAGTGGCGTGAAATCGTCCGAGAACAGATCTGCGCGTTGGACGAAGTCGTCAGGCAGGCGCGGGGCGCGCAACAGTTCCTCACGCATGCGCTGCAGTGCCCGACCGAGCATCCCGCACACGAATGTCCCACCATGACCGGTGCGCTGGACCGGCTCGTCGACGGTCTGACCGTGGCTCAGCTGGCCGACGAACACGCCGACGACCCGGCCTGACGTCCGCGCCTGCGTTCCCACGGCCACGTCATGGCCGCCCACACGCCAGCCACCAGGACCGCTCCGACCAGGACGTACCACGGCCACGGCCCCATCACATCGAGCAATGACGCGGTGGCGGGTTTCGCGTTGAGAAAGCCGTAGTTGCTGCCCGCGATGCTGTTGAACGTCATCGTGACCGCCACCCACGTCAACGTCACCACCACCACGAACCGATAGCTGCGCCACCCGGGCCGCATACCCCGGCCCCAGGTGAGATAGATCGCCGCCCAGACGACCAGCAGATGAATCGCCCAGAACCCCAGGAATTGGTAGTGCGGGAAGTCGGGACCGGTCAGCACCGGCGAGATCAATGCCTGCACGCTGAGTACCAGGCCCCAGTAGTAGGTCAGTGTGTAAGCCCATTGCCGCTGTGACCACATGGCGTAGGCGGTCACCATCGTCGCCAGATCGGTGAGATGCAGGGGCACCGACCACCGCAGGTCGGGTGGGGACAACGCGTTGACGAACGCGGCGACATAGATAGCCGCGGT contains:
- a CDS encoding MerR family transcriptional regulator, producing the protein MDLVPIGEAAARLGLSTSALRYYDERGLACPAHRRAGKRMYGPDDLRRLAFIKIFQELGVSLDTAAAVLDAPGPQWREIVREQICALDEVVRQARGAQQFLTHALQCPTEHPAHECPTMTGALDRLVDGLTVAQLADEHADDPA
- a CDS encoding YwaF family protein; amino-acid sequence: MRQNCEINALGEFSVYGPSHWAALAVFVAGAVAVVWLGRRQTERQARVFGRIVGALTAAIYVAAFVNALSPPDLRWSVPLHLTDLATMVTAYAMWSQRQWAYTLTYYWGLVLSVQALISPVLTGPDFPHYQFLGFWAIHLLVVWAAIYLTWGRGMRPGWRSYRFVVVVTLTWVAVTMTFNSIAGSNYGFLNAKPATASLLDVMGPWPWYVLVGAVLVAGVWAAMTWPWERRRGRQAGSSACSSAS